A single region of the Candidatus Hydrogenedentota bacterium genome encodes:
- a CDS encoding peptidase domain-containing ABC transporter yields the protein MSDDRDEMIARLNLLEFFPPGARERVAACCRTVHYKFGEVIVREGDPGDAYYMLVEGRARVFKRGENGEEIPLNMLRPGDEFGEMALLEEGTRTASVRCSSDAKLYCLARADFHRILAEAPELRHFQQLRIRYRKVHNFLRETSGFGKLPAPALQAFLERLSPVSFARGEFIVRQDENSHEFYIIEEGRVHIFLHEGHVRRSVAFCRAGDYFGELSAIRGVPRAATAEAVSDCRLLSISREALLELMETYPEFRQAIEARMATYSFREEAKVPLDFSQELLPVSVASRPLEIDAVEAPVDIKGPWKGSAPAARGRGRKWGRRVPFIRQVDAMDCGAAALGMICRYFGRRVSLPRIRQLAHTALDGTSLKSIVGAANELGLAARAVKCGPDDVDNLAMPAIAHWEGNHWIVVARVGKRYVDIVNPASGPARVPRAEFLRKWSGYAALFDYTPAFEDAPEGQRTWGWALDFVKPFRWTLAQILLLSLVTSALQLLLPVFTQVIVDRVVVDRDLETLHIMVGAMIVALGFMLGANVLQRFMLSFAAVHIDASILDHLTRSMLALPMSYFNNRRIGDIQRRLAGARQVREFIVHSGLMGLLSFVQLVAYLSLMGAYSATLLFVFLATVPFYMGLMYFSRRMLRPLFNRIEESFGRYQSHQIDSIRGIEAVKASAGEQQFRDRMLNEFLGLARTQFKSNFTIMFYESAVQAVSYLSTVLFLWAGAHMVMQGQITIGGFVAFNALVAMTYSPILTVLNLWDEFQMSGVLMNRVNDIFEFEPEQGRDRSHLKPVRSLEGRVELRGVHFHYGGEGSPPILSNINLDIPSGRTLAVVGRSGSGKTTLVKLLAGLLEPTSGTLLFDGVDMKTLNFRDLRQHIGLVLQDNYVFDGTILENIALGDPEPDIHRASWAAEAANAHDFIARFPLGYETRIGETGIAISGGQRQRIAIARAIYNNPPILIFDEATSALDSESERAIQENLTRILSNRTAVVIAHRLSTIRNADLIVVLEKGEVAETGTHDDLIARKGLYFYLHGQQMGF from the coding sequence ATGAGCGACGACCGGGACGAAATGATCGCGCGTCTCAACCTGCTCGAGTTTTTTCCGCCCGGGGCACGGGAACGGGTTGCCGCATGCTGCCGCACCGTACATTACAAGTTCGGCGAGGTCATCGTCCGCGAGGGCGACCCGGGTGACGCCTACTACATGCTGGTCGAGGGCCGCGCACGGGTCTTCAAGCGCGGCGAGAACGGCGAAGAAATACCCCTCAACATGCTGCGCCCCGGAGACGAATTCGGGGAGATGGCCCTCCTCGAAGAGGGTACGCGAACCGCCAGCGTTCGTTGCAGCAGCGACGCCAAGCTGTACTGTCTCGCACGCGCCGATTTCCACCGCATACTTGCGGAAGCGCCGGAACTGCGCCACTTCCAGCAACTGCGAATCCGCTACCGCAAGGTCCACAACTTTCTTCGCGAGACCTCGGGCTTCGGAAAGCTCCCCGCGCCCGCCCTTCAGGCCTTCCTCGAACGTCTTTCCCCCGTGTCCTTTGCCCGGGGTGAATTCATCGTTCGCCAGGACGAAAACTCCCACGAGTTCTATATCATCGAAGAAGGGCGAGTCCACATCTTTCTCCACGAAGGACACGTGCGCAGAAGTGTGGCCTTCTGCCGGGCGGGAGACTATTTCGGAGAACTCTCCGCCATTCGCGGCGTGCCCCGTGCGGCCACGGCCGAAGCGGTGTCCGATTGCCGCCTGCTCTCCATCAGCCGCGAAGCACTGTTGGAATTGATGGAGACCTACCCGGAGTTCCGCCAGGCCATCGAAGCCCGAATGGCCACCTATTCCTTTCGCGAAGAGGCCAAAGTGCCCCTCGATTTCTCCCAGGAGCTGCTCCCCGTATCCGTCGCGAGCCGCCCCCTGGAGATCGATGCCGTCGAGGCGCCCGTGGACATCAAAGGCCCCTGGAAGGGCTCAGCGCCCGCAGCGCGTGGCCGTGGGCGCAAGTGGGGGAGACGGGTGCCCTTTATTCGCCAGGTGGACGCCATGGACTGCGGCGCCGCAGCTCTCGGCATGATCTGTCGATACTTTGGACGCCGGGTAAGTCTGCCGCGCATCCGTCAGCTCGCCCACACCGCACTCGACGGCACCAGTCTCAAGTCCATCGTCGGCGCGGCCAATGAACTGGGCCTGGCGGCCCGCGCGGTCAAGTGCGGTCCCGACGATGTGGACAACCTCGCCATGCCCGCCATCGCCCACTGGGAGGGAAACCACTGGATCGTCGTTGCGCGCGTCGGAAAACGCTACGTCGATATCGTCAATCCCGCCTCGGGCCCCGCGCGGGTTCCGCGCGCCGAGTTTCTGCGGAAGTGGAGCGGCTACGCGGCCCTTTTCGATTACACGCCCGCCTTCGAGGACGCCCCGGAGGGCCAGCGCACCTGGGGCTGGGCCCTGGATTTCGTCAAGCCCTTTCGGTGGACCCTCGCCCAGATCCTGCTCCTCTCGCTGGTGACCAGCGCACTCCAATTGCTCCTGCCCGTTTTCACCCAGGTCATCGTGGACCGCGTTGTGGTCGATCGCGACCTGGAAACACTTCATATCATGGTGGGCGCCATGATTGTCGCCCTTGGCTTCATGCTGGGCGCCAATGTGCTCCAGCGATTCATGCTGAGCTTCGCCGCTGTACACATCGACGCCTCCATCCTCGACCACCTGACGCGCAGCATGCTCGCCCTGCCCATGAGCTACTTCAATAACCGGCGCATTGGCGACATCCAGCGGCGACTCGCCGGTGCCCGGCAGGTCCGGGAGTTTATCGTCCACAGTGGTCTCATGGGCCTGCTCTCGTTTGTGCAGCTCGTGGCCTATCTCTCGCTTATGGGCGCGTACAGCGCGACGCTGCTGTTCGTATTCCTCGCCACCGTGCCCTTCTACATGGGACTCATGTATTTCTCCCGGCGCATGCTCCGGCCCCTTTTCAACCGCATCGAAGAGAGCTTCGGGCGCTACCAGTCCCATCAGATCGACTCCATTCGCGGCATTGAAGCCGTGAAAGCGAGCGCCGGCGAGCAGCAGTTCCGGGATCGCATGCTGAACGAGTTCCTCGGTCTGGCGCGCACCCAGTTCAAGAGCAATTTCACCATCATGTTCTACGAAAGCGCCGTCCAGGCCGTCAGCTACCTCTCTACCGTTCTCTTCCTATGGGCGGGCGCCCACATGGTCATGCAGGGCCAGATCACCATCGGCGGTTTTGTCGCCTTCAACGCCCTCGTGGCCATGACCTACAGTCCCATCCTCACTGTGCTCAATCTCTGGGACGAATTCCAGATGTCCGGCGTACTCATGAACCGGGTCAATGACATTTTCGAGTTTGAGCCCGAGCAGGGCCGCGACCGCAGCCACCTGAAGCCCGTCCGCTCGCTGGAAGGCCGGGTGGAGTTGCGCGGTGTCCACTTCCACTACGGCGGCGAGGGCAGTCCGCCCATCCTGAGCAACATCAATCTCGACATCCCATCGGGCCGCACCCTGGCCGTCGTCGGACGCAGCGGCTCGGGAAAGACCACCCTGGTCAAACTGTTGGCCGGACTCCTGGAACCCACCTCCGGAACCCTGCTCTTCGACGGCGTGGACATGAAGACCCTCAACTTCCGCGACCTGCGCCAGCACATTGGGCTCGTGCTCCAGGACAACTACGTCTTCGACGGCACCATCCTCGAAAACATCGCCCTGGGCGATCCCGAGCCCGATATCCACCGCGCCTCCTGGGCCGCCGAGGCCGCCAATGCCCACGATTTCATCGCGCGCTTTCCCCTGGGTTATGAAACCCGCATCGGCGAGACCGGTATCGCCATCTCCGGGGGACAGCGCCAGCGGATCGCCATCGCCCGGGCCATCTACAACAATCCACCGATCCTCATATTTGACGAAGCCACCAGCGCCCTCGACAGCGAGTCGGAGCGGGCAATTCAGGAGAATCTGACCCGCATCCTGTCCAACAGGACCGCCGTGGTCATCGCGCACCGCCTGAGCACCATTCGCAACGCCGATCTCATCGTCGTCCTCGAAAAGGGCGAGGTGGCGGAGACCGGAACCCATGACGACTTAATCGCACGCAAGGGACTCTACTTCTACCTGCACGGCCAGCAGATGGGATTCTAG
- a CDS encoding HlyD family efflux transporter periplasmic adaptor subunit gives MSGRENDLQLPKSGRVTELFPYEMPFRAARMIAALLITFFGIVVVASVFIDYPETVNAPFILLPESGADPIQSAFDGVVEEVHAVVGANVKRGDLLYVVRSPRIQALSAELRTLRSDLEAVSLKKTSAEDTFGINREIQAAEIAQREKEAEYRRRYLDVYRDVNDRIEKLGKEGLSSSIEVLTHQLGHAEALRDAALASEEFKMAELALTRLEAEHRQEMEALDNEATKLQVRIDGLAGQLREVNGDLARLSAPCDGALVSVARQRVGDVVSVGQELCQIAPAGAPPLAHLQLEERGMAKLREGQPVKLLFEAFPYQRYGVIDGALTWLSPAPITAGGEAHFVAHVKPSALEIGGRGVAHPLKAGMRGEARVQVGRRTLIEYAFEPIRQLRENMRSPGQ, from the coding sequence ATGTCGGGACGCGAAAACGATCTCCAACTCCCCAAGTCCGGAAGGGTCACCGAACTCTTTCCCTACGAGATGCCCTTCCGCGCCGCGCGCATGATCGCGGCGCTCCTCATCACCTTCTTCGGGATCGTGGTCGTGGCCTCCGTCTTTATTGATTACCCCGAGACGGTTAACGCCCCCTTCATCCTACTCCCCGAATCCGGCGCCGATCCGATTCAATCCGCCTTCGACGGCGTGGTGGAAGAAGTCCACGCGGTCGTCGGCGCCAACGTCAAACGGGGAGATCTCCTCTACGTCGTGCGCTCCCCCCGCATTCAGGCGCTGTCGGCCGAGCTTCGAACCCTGCGCAGCGATCTCGAAGCGGTGTCTCTCAAGAAGACCTCCGCCGAAGATACCTTCGGAATTAATCGTGAGATACAGGCGGCCGAGATCGCCCAGCGCGAAAAAGAGGCCGAATATCGTCGGCGCTACCTCGACGTCTACCGGGATGTGAACGACCGGATCGAGAAACTGGGGAAGGAGGGACTAAGCTCCTCCATTGAAGTGCTTACCCACCAGCTCGGCCACGCCGAAGCGCTTCGCGACGCCGCACTCGCGAGCGAAGAATTCAAAATGGCTGAACTTGCCTTGACGCGGTTGGAGGCCGAGCACCGACAAGAAATGGAGGCCCTGGACAACGAAGCAACAAAGCTTCAAGTCCGGATCGATGGACTGGCCGGACAGCTCAGGGAGGTCAACGGCGATCTTGCCCGGCTTTCCGCCCCCTGCGACGGCGCCCTCGTCTCGGTCGCGCGGCAGCGCGTCGGCGACGTCGTGAGCGTCGGGCAGGAGCTGTGTCAGATCGCTCCGGCGGGCGCACCCCCCCTGGCCCACCTCCAACTGGAAGAGCGCGGCATGGCCAAACTGCGGGAAGGCCAGCCCGTCAAGCTGCTCTTTGAGGCGTTCCCCTATCAACGATACGGTGTTATCGACGGGGCACTCACCTGGTTGAGTCCCGCGCCAATCACCGCCGGGGGAGAAGCCCACTTCGTTGCCCACGTGAAACCGTCCGCCCTCGAAATTGGCGGTCGCGGTGTCGCCCACCCGCTGAAGGCCGGCATGCGCGGAGAAGCCCGGGTACAGGTGGGCCGCCGAACCCTCATCGAATATGCGTTCGAACCCATTCGCCAGTTGCGCGAAAACATGCGCAGCCCCGGGCAGTGA
- a CDS encoding sigma 54-interacting transcriptional regulator — translation MNELRHRKDPIDMGVERLTAAASQAASLDDYTSADACMQRCLHLARLAARTDLPVLVLGESGTGKTVISQAIHHSSGRARGPYVSFNAAALSDTLLDSQLFGHEKGAFTGADRQVKGKFELAHHGTLFLDEIADLSAAGQAKILRAVEEGEFERLGGEGLLHADVRLITATCHPLKEFVASRRFRQDLFYRIKGITLCVPPLRERRRDLPRMIRREIVRAARVMNKSVSGIEEDAFESLMEHPWPGNLRELNQVIHIAVALMESDVITLDTILLDHFDEPGPPESLELARESGRVAVVPPPLPAEESLSAAEKRHIEWVLRSHGGNKRQTAKALGVSRSTLDRKLTDYSLE, via the coding sequence ATGAACGAGCTCAGACACCGCAAGGACCCGATTGACATGGGCGTTGAACGTCTCACGGCAGCGGCCTCGCAGGCCGCTTCACTGGACGATTATACGAGCGCGGATGCGTGCATGCAGCGCTGTCTCCATCTGGCGCGCCTTGCGGCGCGCACCGATCTGCCCGTGCTTGTGCTGGGCGAATCCGGCACGGGCAAGACGGTGATCAGCCAGGCGATTCACCATTCGTCCGGTCGCGCGCGCGGTCCCTATGTTTCGTTCAACGCCGCCGCCCTGAGCGACACGCTGCTGGACAGCCAGTTGTTCGGCCATGAGAAGGGCGCCTTCACCGGGGCGGACCGGCAGGTGAAGGGCAAATTCGAGCTGGCCCATCACGGCACGCTTTTTCTGGACGAGATTGCGGACCTTTCCGCCGCCGGCCAGGCGAAGATCCTGCGGGCGGTGGAAGAGGGGGAATTTGAACGTCTGGGCGGCGAGGGACTCCTCCATGCCGACGTGCGCCTGATTACGGCCACCTGCCACCCCTTGAAAGAGTTTGTGGCCAGCCGCCGCTTCCGCCAGGATCTGTTTTATCGCATCAAGGGAATAACGCTCTGTGTGCCGCCCCTTCGGGAGCGCCGACGCGACCTGCCGCGGATGATACGCCGGGAGATTGTGCGGGCGGCCCGGGTGATGAACAAGTCGGTTTCCGGAATCGAGGAGGACGCGTTTGAAAGTCTCATGGAGCATCCGTGGCCGGGGAACCTTCGGGAGCTCAACCAGGTGATCCATATTGCGGTGGCGCTGATGGAGTCGGACGTGATCACGCTGGACACGATTCTGCTTGACCACTTCGATGAGCCGGGGCCGCCGGAGTCCCTGGAATTGGCGAGGGAATCGGGGCGGGTCGCGGTCGTGCCTCCCCCACTCCCCGCAGAGGAATCATTAAGCGCGGCGGAGAAGCGACATATCGAGTGGGTACTTCGGAGTCACGGTGGAAACAAGCGCCAGACGGCCAAGGCCCTGGGCGTGAGCCGGTCGACGCTGGATCGCAAGCTGACGGATTACAGCCTCGAGTAG
- a CDS encoding SurA N-terminal domain-containing protein, whose translation MSELGSGTLEVSVGEVVSYLRIEGGFSEALANLVRRKLLLRAAEEAGLSASGEELQRAADAYRALNGLHKASDTVAWMRNNGITADVLERHLEENIRISKARDHIAATCDGSITESPVVKTLIRELSVEDWLNRKLAE comes from the coding sequence ATGTCGGAATTGGGATCTGGTACGCTCGAAGTCTCGGTAGGCGAGGTTGTATCCTACCTTCGGATTGAAGGGGGATTCTCCGAAGCACTCGCCAACCTGGTGCGGCGAAAGCTGCTGCTGCGTGCGGCGGAGGAGGCCGGCCTTTCGGCGAGCGGGGAGGAGCTCCAGCGGGCGGCGGACGCCTATCGCGCGCTGAACGGGCTGCACAAAGCCAGTGATACCGTGGCCTGGATGCGCAACAACGGGATCACGGCGGATGTGCTGGAGCGACACCTGGAGGAGAACATCCGGATCAGCAAGGCCCGCGACCACATTGCCGCGACGTGCGACGGATCCATAACGGAAAGCCCCGTGGTCAAGACGCTTATCCGGGAGCTATCCGTGGAAGACTGGCTGAACCGAAAACTTGCCGAGTAA